A stretch of the Lolium perenne isolate Kyuss_39 chromosome 3, Kyuss_2.0, whole genome shotgun sequence genome encodes the following:
- the LOC127341719 gene encoding transcription factor NIGTH1, with translation MDSSPSDLTLDYTPNGNAGGGAAAASGYSITSPKQAPPPLVDHHHQLITADQATTQRLQEFLSRLDDERLKIDAFKRELPLCMQLLNQAMEAYRQQLEAYQMGSHGGAPARAPLVLEEFIPLKNFGIDAAEKAAGNAPSEKASWMVSAQLWNGPAAGEAAAKGPQTPKERSEHPLDTSPMLGALDSGGGGNGCGAFLPFTKEKACMADNAAALPELALAPSEKDTIVARESDRKPYHEDGGSNGVVARRDVVQNGAPPTSTATDGQAVPPPPQTNRKARRCWSPELHRRFVSALQILGGAQVATPKQIRELMKVDGLTNDEVKSHLQKYRLHTRRPMPAPSAPPAGAPQLVVLGGIWMPPDYATQGAGPAAIYGAHAASQAHYTAAVSAQEYYQSAAAAAHHMQHHPAAAMVHHRTVAPPPPAYKVHPVSAGSPVSEGRGSGGGGGRERSESIDEEGEEREEDEDEEDDDGMAANGGADEINY, from the exons atggattcttcgcCTTCAGACCTAACCCTAGACTACACGCCAAACGGCAACGCcggtggcggcgcggcggctgCCAGTGGGTACTCGATAACGTCCCCGAAGCAAGCGCCCCCACCACTCGTGGACCACCATCACCAGCTGATCACGGCGGACCAGGCGACGACGCAGAGGCTGCAGGAGTTCCTGTCCCGCCTCGACGACGAGCGGCTCAAGATCGACGCCTTCAAGCGCGAGCTCCCGCTCTGCATGCAGCTCCTCAACCAAG CCATGGAGGCGTACAGGCAGCAGCTGGAGGCGTACCAGATGGGAAGCCATGGCGGCGCGCCGGCGAGGGCGCCGCTGGTGCTAGAGGAGTTCATACCGCTCAAGAACTTCGGGATCGACGCGGCGGAAAAGGCGGCCGGGAACGCCCCCTCGGAGAAGGCGAGCTGGATGGTGTCAGCGCAGCTGTGGAACGGGCCGGCGGCTGGGGAAGCGGCGGCCAAGGGTCCGCAGACGCCCAAGGAGCGCTCAGAGCACCCGCTCGACACGAGCCCCATGCTCGGCGCTCTtgacagcggcggcggcggtaacGGATGCGGCGCTTTCCTCCCGTTCACCAAGGAGAAGGCCTGCATGGCGGATAACGCAGCGGCACTGCCGGAGCTCGCGCTCGCGCCCTCGGAGAAAGACACGATCGTCGCCCGGGAATCTGACAGGAAGCCGTACCACGAGGACGGGGGCAGCAACGGCGTTGTCGCGAGGAGAGACGTCGTCCAGAACGGGGCACCGCCGACGTCGACGGCGACGGATGGTCAGGCGGTGCCGCCTCCTCCTCAGACTAACCGGAAGGCTCGGAGATGCTGGTCGCCGGAGCTGCACCGCCGCTTCGTCAGTGCCCTCCAGATCCTCGGCGGCGCTCAAG TGGCGACCCCGAAGCAGATCCGTGAGCTCATGAAGGTGGATGGATTGACCAATGATGAGGTGAAAAGCCATCTCCAG AAGTACAGGCTGCATACGCGGCGGCCGATGCCGGCGCCGTCGGCACCACCGGCCGGGGCACCGCAGCTGGTAGTTCTGGGAGGCATATGGATGCCGCCGGACTACGCGACGCAAGGGGCTGGACCGGCCGCCATCTACGGGGCGCACGCGGCGTCGCAGGCGCACTACACGGCGGCAGTGTCCGCGCAGGAGTACTACCAATCCGCCGCGGCGGCCGCGCACCACATGCAGCACCACCcggcggccgccatggtgcatcaCCGCACAGTGGCGCCTCCGCCGCCCGCATACAAGGTTCACCCGGTGTCAGCAGGGTCCCCGGTGTCAGAGGGCCGGGGGAGCGGCGGCGGGGGTGGTAGGGAGAGGTCTGAGAGCATCGACGAGGAGGGCGAGGAGCGGGAGGAGGACGAggatgaggaggacgacgacggcaTGGCGGCCAATGGCGGCGCCGACGAGATCAACTACTAA